The genome window CTTGGAACACTGTTTATCAGTTTGGTCTTTGACTTTCAATAACTTCGACTGGTCTGTTATTTTCTTTCTTAGTTGACTCAGATCAGACTCCAACTCGACCAGACGTTTTCTGCGCTGTTCAGACACCTTGCTGCTGGCATTACTTGTCTTAGCATCGTGGAGTTTGAGGGTCAGGTCATCTTTCTCAGTCTGGAGCCGGGATACATCCTGTTCGAGTTGCTTCATGGTTTCCTATAATAAAAGTCATAGAATCATATGAGATTTCAGgtcattaaatcaaagaattgCAAGTTTTATCTAGTTTAGACTGAAGTGGACATCATCTGGATTCTTGTTGACAAGCTCTACTGATTAACATCTTTAGAGTTTTGAATTGTACAGGTCGATGAGTTGGCCCCACCTGGCAAAGGAATCTGGTCCACCAGGCAGACCATCTAGCAAAACAACAATAGTGCTATAGCATCAAATTCAACTGGCCATACGTACCTCGTACTGCTGTTTCATACTCTCCATGCCGACTTCATTCACTGCCATCTTACTGGCCAACTCTTGTTTCTTGGTCAGCATCTTATTGAGTTCTTGTAACTCTCGGCCAAGTTTGGCTTGACGTAGGGCATATTTGGCAGActcttctttgtcttcttcagTTTTCATACCATCTCCAGACTGAGATTCCTGAAATGGAGATAGGGGAAGTCTTGTTATATCTAGGTTTCATTGGAAACATTCAATATATATTATGTTACAGTTGATCAAAGTTGATCTTTTGTTGCAAGCCTGACTGGTCTCTAATACCTCTGGATCTAGAGACTCTATAGTCTAACACCATAATCATCTCTTGTATGCTATTCATGCTGTCGAGATGTTCTGAACCAAGAGTGGATTGGTGGAGTCAAGTTGGGTTTGATCTAACAACCTACCTGGCTTGTCTCTAATACCCCATGGTCAATATTCTCTGCAGGTTCAAGCGTCTCCAGCTCTGTGATTTTCTCTTGTATGCTCTTCATTTGATCAAGGTGTTCAGGCGCCAGAGTATGATCACCGGTCAACAGGGATGCATTTAAACTTTCAAAGTGATGACTGCAATAAAAATATAGAACCTCATTCAAATTTTATCTCATGCATGAATTACGGTACATTCTGTTAAGTAGTTTGTAATGATGAAATGATACATTTCCTAAATCTTTATCAAAATTACAATACCTTTAGAGAAATAATGCCTAAAATCCGTGACCGAAAGCGATGAAAACCAAAGACAGTTGTACTAACCTAGCCTGACATCGGAGAGCAGCAAGCTTTTCCTTTAAATCATCGCGAGCCAGCTCGGCACAGACAACCTTCTCACACATGGCAGCGTTCTGGTCAACCGCGACTCGCAGCTCCTCGGCAAGCTTGTGGTTTTCCTCTTGGAGATGTTTGTTCCTCTCCTGGAGAACCTTTGTGCCGCCCTCGGAGAGCCGGCCAGTTGAAGATGACGATGTGGAAGTACTGGAGACAAAGAACAGACAATTATAAATAGAAGTAGAATGCAATTTCGTCATCATTCACCACATCACAGTTCATAGATTCGCCTGTACAAGGCCTACCTGTAATACGCCTATGTGTAACAGACTTGCCTCAACCATGCAGCATGAACCAGGTCTGTGTTTCCACATGGCACTGGCAAAAAGTGGTAAGGAACTTTCTAAGCGGTGAAAAGAAAATATTCCTTACCCTGAACCAGGGACAATTTGCACCTGCAAATCCTGGACCAGCTGCCGCAGCCTCATTATCTCCGCCATCTGGGGATCTCGATTAATAATCGGCTTGTTCTTTATCTTCCTAGCCCGGTCAGCATAACGTAGAGAGTTTATTGTCTCCTCCATGTTGCTATCAGCAGGGCTGACACAGGCAATCATAACAGTGTGACTGTTACCTCCAAGAGAATCTGAAATAAGATTAAGAACAATGTTATCCCAATACTTTTCTATGAATTCATCAAAACACAACATGTGTCACTGTTTTTTTCATACTGAGGAAAAACTGTCTTATGTTGCAGGATAAAAGAGCAGGTTTTAAGCTAATGGTCCAAGCAATGTTTGAAAGCTCCAAGAGGGGTGAGAACGGAGCTCAGCCATTGTTATAGTTAATCAGGGATGTAACATTTCACTTTTGCTTTTATACAACACACTGCAGCCAAGATGAACTCAAACCGCTTAAGAATACTTGACAATTtcgaaaaaaataaatataaacTACCTTGTAATAATCTTGTCAATTTCGAATCCCGATATGGAATGTGCCGTGATTTCTGCCCGTCCTCACCAAGGGCACTGATCACATTACCCAAGCAGAGAAGGCCTTTGTTGATGCTGATGCCTATAAACATGAAATATACTACATGCTAATATCCTGAATATCAAAAACAGACTTTGACAATACCCACTCTATGACACATTTGTTGCTTACGTCTTTTGTATGTAATATCATGTCAACATaattaaaaacatgaaaaattacaCAATTTAAGTGTATCAACCTACCTTCTCTGAACCTTTCTCCTTCTGCTTGAGTACGCTTGGCCCTCTCAGACCCAGCAAGATCCACCAAATGAAACTTGCACCGAATCAAATCATTCCTGGAGAAAGAAAGCAAAGATAGCGAAATGATTAATATTCTTACAAAGTTAAGACTAATATTTAAATTAAGAAGTTTTTTCTGCTTTTTTAATGCAAGTATTGTACACCAAGTGATTATATTTGAGTTTTTATCCAATACAAAGTTTGCTTACATCTCTTCCTTCTTCCTTTGTTCGACGATGATAGTGAAGATGGCATGTGACCTGCTACTCGTGGCATTCATGGCTGTAGCACCTGTAGTCCTCCCCTTTGAGCCCTGCTCAAGGCACTGCATGGTCTCCTGTAGACTGTTCACTTGCACTTCTTGGAGCCCAGGCAACTGGAACAAGAAAATCAAATACAAGTTACAACCACACTAATTAGCAAGTGAAATAAAAAGACGTTTGTTGCCAGCTACTGTTTAGTTCAAATTGGTTCACAGGGCTtctttttgttatttctttttgttatttctttttgttatttctttttgttatttatttttgttatttatttttgttatttatttttgtTAATAGAATTATTTCACAAATCTGTCTACCTGTTCTTACCTTAATCGACCCCCCAGTGTCTTCCCTCACCATAAGAGACTCTGCCTTTGGTGACATGTTTAACAGATCCTTCAGGTCTTCGTTATAGATTTCTAGGAAGGTCACTTTTATTGTGAATTCTGCATCCTCTTTCTCTTTCACGCCCTCAAACAAGTCTCTGACCACCCTCGGAATCACGCCCATCATATCTTCGTCTTCAGACAAGGCTGCATCATATGCTGTGCCCATGGAGTGTGTCTTGCCACTACCTGTCTGACCGTATGCCAGCACTGTGGCATTGTATCCTGAAAATGAATCAAAAGATATATTTTATTGAGGAGACATTTACCATCAGAGCAAAGATTTGGGTTGTCATTTTGTGATTCCTTCTCAAGCCTaatttttaaaatctaaatCTTACTTCCACTTTACATGGGACAGATGTACTATGTATATCAACATCAAATCTTACATTTCGCTCCGtccttttgtcaattttgagaCAAGAGATGTTATTAGATTAGTCTCAGTACAAGTATATCCAATATTGTAATCGAGTCTCTACTATTTTGATGTACCTTTGAACAAGCCTGCAACTAAATCCTTCACTGCATCGCAGTACACAGCCTCCTGAGCTGTTTCAGGCCCAAAAGTGAAGTCATATGTAAAGGCCTTATTATGTCCAACAAGGATCTGTGGCTCTCCCTTGACAAAGGTTAGGCATTGCTGACATCCCTCCGACAGCTCTTTGGGGATGAGAGGTCGGCATCGGACAGCAACACGTACTGGAATCACTTTCCCAGGCTCAGGCATGGTTTTTTCTTCATATGTGACCTGGAAAATAAAGATGTAGTAATCATTGCCAAATTGCTTATGACTGTGTAAGATCTGTAGCGAGTCACACGGTCAAAGGTCTGAAGACATGAAGTGTCACGCTACTGAGCAGTCATGTGCTATGTACTGTAGTGTGTACTGTGTCTGTGTGTGGCTGTCTGTTGTTGTGCAGACAGATAAAAAAACAGCCCCACTTCAGGTCTGCAATCTCAAAAAGCATGGCATTTTGAAGGCTAACCTTTACACGAGGTGAATTTCTGTATTGAGTGATGGTTTATATTACGATCATATGATGTTTTTCTGTTATGCTTCGGAGATATCGCTGTTTTTGCTGAAGAATCGtttcagaaaaatatcaaagttcGCTCTCAATTTCGGCTCCATCCGCtggcagccaatcagaatcgcCGTTACATTCTGCTGGTTGGGTAAAAAATAGGAACTCGAATATTTtgctgaattttcaaaatcactgACCCTTTTACGTCTTGCAAACAAAGTCATGCTGTTCCTTTATTACTTAATACTTGCAAATGAAACGTTAAGTCAACGTGGAATATACTGTTCATTTTcagacgatatcaaaataagtTAACTATTTTGAGAATTAGATGAATTTTGTTGTTGCGACGTCTGAATATGAGGTAGCGACTCCTAGCGTCGAGAATTTTACCTAAACGAATTATTGTTGAATTGGTCTTTGTCCTCGGTTGGCAGAACATCTATGGCGCAACTCTATTGAGGTTGGTCACTCCATCCCATCCTCAGGAAGTGGGCATGATTATTCTGTGTCCCAGTTATATCAACATGGCTATCATCAGTCCCTATGTTGTAGGGGAAGTGAATTTCTTTGGACATGTGAACAGTGGGGCAGGATCATTGAGACAGAGAGTTGGCAGATCGTGATCACCtctttcatggatgaaataaacAAACTAAAGACGTCTTTCATATTCAATATAATAAAGTGACTTTATTATCCAATTGAGACAATTTTGTGCATAAATTAATGTTCATCCTGCTTGTGAATAACATACATCATATATTATACAcaatatgaaatacaagaaATGATTCTAACAAAAGCATCATGGCGATCAACTTGGTCTAATAATATTTCCAAACATTTCAGTCAGTGTTTACTCTGGCATTATTTTTACTGCTATTATAATGAAATAGTTGAACGGAAGGTTGAAGGTTTGAGCCCTGTATGTAGCTCTTTCTGATGCGGCTGGTTGGTTAGCTGCCACCTAGTGAGGCAGAGGGTACAAACTACCTTCTTGCAAGGAGTCTGGCATTAGAGAAAGGACCCCTGCATCCCTGCATTTATTTATGACCAACATGATAGTTGATGATTCCATAAGAAAAGCACAATCAGAATCTACATGAACATAGCCCATCCCTAAAGttcacattcaatggctcacAATGGAAGTTCGTTGAAAAAAAATGCACATGTATTTTGAATCACAATAAGTTCAGGCGGATGCCGCGTTTTCTTATTACTTCCTCTGGCATACAGAAAACACAGTTCACAGGCTTTACTTCATTGTTCCCAAGCAAGGAGAGTCCAGTGATTCCAAATAACGTGTGAAATGGGTCAACCTGAAAACAGACGTGAAAATGAAGATTAGTACAAGCAAGGTACATAAGGATCTAACAATGGGACTTTGGTGTCATCTTCATTCGTTTAGAGTCAAGTAGACTTTCAAGCCTTTGTGGAGTTCTTGTTGAATTGCAAGAGCAGCACCATTACGAGACATCAATTTTTACCTTCCAATCTGCACCCTGCATTTACTGAGTGACAGCAAGTTCAGGGCAACACCTATCAAGAGACTTTTTGTTAGAAAGAAGGCTCCATGTGTTATGCAGCCTCTGTACTCACCATATCTCCAGGTCTATCAGCAAATCCTCCTGTCTCATCATCCTGGCATGCTAGAATAAATCGTATCAACTTTGTCTTGTCGATCCAGTGAATCTTTCCTATAATCTTTAGCGAAGCCAGCACCCACCACGAATAACAGACGTCTGGAAGTTTTTCTGGTCGACCTAGAAAAAGAAATGTAACAACACTGTAAAAGATGGTGTTAGATTGATATTTATCAATGACAGAATACTCAAAGATATAGGTTTGAAGACAATAAGATAGTCCTTACCATTGAGTCCACCAGATGGCAGCTGTCGCTCGCAAAGCCACCATCCCAGCATATCTGCCTTGACATGGTGGAGTCTGTCTAATATAGCCAACGTTCCTAAGCAACAGTAAATCTGCAAAGAAACATAAAGGTGCATAAATTACACACAAACAGGACAGATATCTATGCCCATATCTTCTAAGGTTTGATTCAGTCAATGACCCACTCTTGAAGAGGATCACATG of Lineus longissimus chromosome 17, tnLinLong1.2, whole genome shotgun sequence contains these proteins:
- the LOC135501029 gene encoding chromosome-associated kinesin KIF4A-like; its protein translation is MPEPGKVIPVRVAVRCRPLIPKELSEGCQQCLTFVKGEPQILVGHNKAFTYDFTFGPETAQEAVYCDAVKDLVAGLFKGYNATVLAYGQTGSGKTHSMGTAYDAALSEDEDMMGVIPRVVRDLFEGVKEKEDAEFTIKVTFLEIYNEDLKDLLNMSPKAESLMVREDTGGSIKLPGLQEVQVNSLQETMQCLEQGSKGRTTGATAMNATSSRSHAIFTIIVEQRKKEEMNDLIRCKFHLVDLAGSERAKRTQAEGERFREGISINKGLLCLGNVISALGEDGQKSRHIPYRDSKLTRLLQDSLGGNSHTVMIACVSPADSNMEETINSLRYADRARKIKNKPIINRDPQMAEIMRLRQLVQDLQVQIVPGSGTSTSSSSTGRLSEGGTKVLQERNKHLQEENHKLAEELRVAVDQNAAMCEKVVCAELARDDLKEKLAALRCQASHHFESLNASLLTGDHTLAPEHLDQMKSIQEKITELETLEPAENIDHGVLETSQESQSGDGMKTEEDKEESAKYALRQAKLGRELQELNKMLTKKQELASKMAVNEVGMESMKQQYEETMKQLEQDVSRLQTEKDDLTLKLHDAKTSNASSKVSEQRRKRLVELESDLSQLRKKITDQSKLLKVKDQTDKQCSKLGQEIQSMKQHRVRLMKQMKEDAETFRKWRQQKDKEVLQLKAKDRKRQFELAKLERDYSKQQQVLRRKADEAASANRRLKEALQKQKCALLERDKQLKVSDKSGIGQRVRNWLSRDLDVQVSLEEAKLHLNSLLLDRKELTEQLTELKEKLTEPPKKRLAWSEGADDTDNLHAKTKSQISDLQNDLRLCNAQISDFQQKLVDADQDDVKKMRWSSIHTMVEAKCALKWLMNMAVTAKVECTKQKSNLADVKTNQDDMTSAVQKLENEVEELKRHHETEKTEVQRQNQEKVLYLLKQLQTLRQDDKKDTTLDEDTKERLKFQEEQIERLAKINEELEERNDECTILKKFIKVERNRSYDLTLKSDDTGPRMIIVNNHHCLHVFRN